The DNA segment TTGCTATTCATTCAGCTCACTCGAAAAGATGAGGTTTTGATCTTTGATGCGGTGGGAGTAATCTGTATCATTGTTCTGTAACAAGAACCGCGAGTCATCACGTGATTGTGTGATTGAATttaacataaattttttaactGTCTTCCTCAATGCAGATGTTTATTTTCGTAAGACTGGATTAGAGAGGTCCAATGGCCTTTCCAAAGATTTAGAGTGGTTACGATTGCAGGGAAATTTAATTCCACAACCTAGCAATCCTGGGACCGTGTATGCTCGATATTTGGAGGAACTTGCCGAGAAGAGCCGGCCACTGTTTCTGTCTCATTTCTACAATATTTATTTCTCTCACATAGCTGGTGGGCAAATGATTGCGAAACAGGTACTACTTAGTTCTTCAATGATGTGCTTGTTTATAGCTTATGGTGTTCTGATGCTGATGTTAGTTTATATTAGCAAATGAGGTATTTCATTGTTTCGAAATTTTGTTTTGAATGACATGCATGGTTTTAGCTTTAGTTCTCTGGTAGACTAGTACACATGACATATTCTGAAGACTCCAAGCTTGTTTTCTCGACTAAAATTGCTCAAAACCAGTGGCAgaaccagataaagatggagggcAGGGGAACGGAAATTTTGGAGGGATGAACCTGATTTTATCTAGATATGCAGTATAAAAGATTGTTGGAATCTTTTTTATGTGATTTGGAAATGAGAATAATGGTTTGGATAAAATATCAGTTTGAACTTGATTCAAGAATTAGATTCTTTTTCCTTAAGAAAAGATTGATGTAGACTTGTTTGATAAATTTGGTTCAATCTTCATTAAATGGAACCCAGTTAAATTATTGATGTAGACTTGTTTGATAAATTTGGTTCAATCTTCATTAAATGGAACCCAGTTAAATTATTGGTTAAAGTCCAATAAAGTTGGGTTGAACCAAACTTTTGTGATTCCAGTTTACTACAGAAATGCACATTTATGTACAAATATATAACACAGATACAAGTGTCACCTCTGCTGACCCCTCACTGTCTCCTTCTACCAGTGCTCAAAACTTCCAAAGGTTGAACCGTTGAATtcatgatatgattatgatagtGTGTTACAAGCTATGAGCATGCCTGAAATTCTCGAGCCTTGACTTGTTCGCTTGGCTTGAATCTAAACTCAAAGCTACCATGGATTTGATAGACCAGTTTCAAAATGTTCAAAACTTTGTGTCGCATCATGTTTTGCACACGTTCCGCACGCGTAGTTATATCTAGTTCCTTACTTTAAAAGCTTAAAATTTCTACAACTAGGTTTCTGAGAGGCTCTTAGAGGGAAGAGAACTCGAGTTCTACAGATGGGAGGGGGACGCAGAAGAGTTATTGAGGGGTGTTCGTGAGAAGCTCAATGCTCTAGGAGAGGTAAAGGTTCTAATGTTCTCATATTTTGTTAACAGACATTGGgcttaaaattttagttttaatttgGTTTTGCAGCATTGGTCCAGGGATGAGAAGAACAAATGCCTGAGGGAAGCAACCAAAACTTTTCGTTTCCTGGGGCAGATAGTACGGTTGATCATTTTGTAAACCAGTTTTTTTCGGGGTAACCCAGGTATCTGGGAATCGTCGAAAAAGTGTATGTAACGTGCCTGGATCCCTCTTCGGATTTCTACGCTTTCTTGTATACTTTTATTTGCAAGGGCAGATCCATTTATACCGATCAATTTATAGTCAATTATCGAATGAAAGATttgtttatgatttattttcGCATAAAAATTGATATTGCTATATAAATATGCAACTTCGATTTTTATGATTCCCAAAAATTAGAGAAGTcgattatttgattgattttctGTGGTAATTTGGTTATTGATATTGAAGAAGGCTTGTAGCCTATCAAATGACAATTTTCTTAACTTTGTCAAACAATATATTAAGAAAATTTGTAGATCTCAACCGCAGAGGTAACACATATAATCCAACTACATGATACCTTCCATATATAATAATAGTAGAGGGTAAAAGCAGAGCTTGAATATAATGGCATCAAAAAAAGACTGCAAGAATTTGTTTTTTCACAAGAAAGATCATAAAGTTCTCCTTAATACGATGAAAAGGAGAACTTTGATCCCATCATCTCGATTTTCAAGGATAAAAAATGGCTGCAGAAATGTGTGCTTTCTTAAGTACGGATTACATGTAGTAAACATTGTGTTATTGTGTGCTAATATGCGTGTCTGTGTCTGCTttgccattttttttttttttttttttttacaattttatttttgtaaattaAACTTTGTGGTTCTCGTGCATTTTACAAATGTTTGTTAAGGATACTGAATGAAAATGTTTTCCTTGCTCTGAGTTGATATATTCCATGAAGATGATGACTCTGACCCTTTCTTTCTGCATATTTCTCTAACTGAGCAAAcacaataataaataaaaaattaattaaaaaaaccaaAACCCAATTCAGATTTCTATTTTTTTCCCCATAAGGTTTCATATAATGGAGATTTTTACATGGAAGCCACAGGTTAGGTTCAATAAGCATCTTGTGACCTTACATTTTTCACTAAGAAAAGACAAAaccttttttattttgtttgtaaATGCAGGATTTTTTGGCTGCAAAGGCACCTAAAAGGTCTCCATTGATACTGAGAATGGTGGTTTTGTTTCTTGCCATGATCTGTGGGATATACATATTTTCAATCTGTTTAAACCAAACAAATCCTTTCAAAGAAAGATCTCGTCCCACCAAAATCCAAGTGCTTTCGCGACAAAGTCGAGCTTGTAGACACGTTCAAGTTCAAGCACATGATACCCCTTATGTTCATTTCCCAGATCCTGAAACATTTAGCAGGTAAAAATCCATATGATACTAGATTCATTGAAACGATCGTCGGCGTATTCAGATTCGTAACAAATCTAGCACAGAATCGATATTAGAGTTCCAACTAACATAAGTAAAGATTAATGGATGGAAGGCAATTTACCAATGCTTAAAAAGTGATCATATTCTAATCTATTTAGTTGTTTTAGTTCGATTATGTAATAAATTACTTTGATTTAGTTACACGACAACTTGCATGAACTCAACTCCTACGAGAAACCATTTCGAGATAACTGATTTCTCTACGAAGAGCAAGATTAAAGCATGCAAGAAGGCATGTTTATAGACtagtttggatttttttttttccctttagaCAGGAATGTTCCTGCAATCCAGTACGATTTTTCGCTATTGTGTCGATGCAAAGATCCGGGAGTGGATGGTTCGAGACATTGTTGAACAGTCACGTGAATTTGAGCTCGAATGGGGAGATTTTCGGGGCGCAAAGCCGGAGGAACAATGCTTCAGTGATATTGAAGACATTAGACAAAGTTTATAATCTTGATTGGTTTAGCAGTGCATCAAAGAATGAGTGCTCAGCAGCAGTTGGCTTCAAATGGATGCTTAATCAGGTCAGTATTTCGGATCTTGAAAACTAAGATTCATTTAATTACTcgaaaatcaaacacacaagaaaaattaatgaaattttTATGAAGGGATTGATGAAGTATCATGAAGAGATAGTAGATTACATGAAGAGAAGAGGAGTGTCTGTAATATTTCTCTTCAGAAGAAATCTTCTAAGGAGGATGATTTCATTGCTAGCAAATATATATGACAAGAATGCTAAGCTCTTGAATGGAACCCATAGATCACATGTTCATTCCACTCATGATGTAAGTAGCAAGTTCTTGTCTTTTTGCCTGTGTTCATCATGTTCGTTTTTCGACACGAATCCCGGAATGCGGATTATCATCGATCCAAACAGCATGTTGGTAATGTTGCAGGCTCAAGTGCTAGCGAGGTATAAGCCAACACTTAATGTAACAGTACTCCTCTCGGAATTGAAGGCGGCGTCGCAGACCGTCGCGAAAGCTCTGGACTACTTTAAAACCACTCGCCACATTCTTCTCTACTATGAAGATATTCTTACAAATCACACTGTAAGTACGTGCTTGTTTGATTCATTTTGTTTTCTAtttaatttggatttaattaattattctatGCCTTTTTTTTCCTTGTTTTGGCAGAAACTTGTAGAGGTTCAAGAATTCTTGAAGTTGCCACGAAGAAATCTAACGAGCCTTCAGGTTAAGATACACAAAGGATCCTTATCTAACCAAATAGAAAACTGGGACGATGTCCAAAAAACACTAAAGGGAACCTCGTATGAAAATCTTCTAACAAATGATTATTAATTCATTGTAATTAAACTTCATGCATGGCATACGTACATACATATATGATATAATTAATAATGtcccaaaaatatttctttaGATTACAAACGAATCATAACAATCGCGAACAAAATTTTTCACCCGATTCGTTTAATTTGCTTACCACTTAGGAGTTTTAATTTGATCGTAATTTTTCGGGATGTTCTTACACATTTAGTTCGTATGATTGATCGATTTCGAAATAGTTGGAATTACAAATGGTTTTGTGTTCGGACAATTTAGTTTTTATTAGATTTAAAAATTCTAAATTCCATTTTGGTACACATTATTATTAATACATTTATAACCTATCTCATCCAATCTTGttcttctcgtcatattatttatccatctactaattattaattttacatcaatcaaatcattaataatttatcttacattaatcaaatcattgaatttaaattattatattatcccttataaataatattatttatatttcattTAATATTGTTAAAATGACAAAATGGTCATTaacattttttatataaaatttaatcaatcaaatcaaataaactataatctatcaatcaaattcaatactatattaactatcatttcttatttatttttttattacattatattacttatctatttattatttatattatcccTCAACCAAATGATacctaataaataaaatagttaTTACACCGTATAATTTCCCGCTTCCACCTCTAGGAAACTGGAAATCTGGATGAACTTCAAAGTTTATACATGATATCACAGTGCCATAAACTTTATGGGATAAATCTTGGTTATGTTTGTTTGCGTTGGTAGAGTAAGTAAGCGTTAAACAAATGATCACGTGTTCGATTACTTCTATGATCAATACCTTATCGGACGAGTTTGTTGAGTACAAAGATTTAACTGGGTAATGTAATTTGCAAAGCCACTGTATTAGCTTGaggatttatttaatgcatatcTAAAGTTAGTGACTGTGAGTTTCATTTTTCCTCTTGGCCATGAACCTCTACTTTGGTCATTGgatgaaataataataaaataccaTAATTATTAATTcgtgttttaattatttgaaataattCTCTATGGTTGTGTTTGGACtaatgaattttaaatttatagatttcaAATGTAtctaaatgtatttttttttgttagttAGGGAATTAGTGAAACCAAAAACTTCATATTCACCTCTTACATGTTTATACAAtgtttcatatatatttattgggATGAATTTATGGTCTACCCAATAATAATGTAATTTAAAACTATTAACCGTTCTATTCaccatattactaatatatgtataactcatctcaTCCCATCacacgttcttctcatcatattatttatccatatattaactatttattttacatcaatcaaatcattaattatttatctcacatcaatcaaatcattgaatttaaattactatattacctcttataaataatataatttttatttatttattgttaaaaggacaaaatagtcatttaacatttttatataaaatttaatcaatcaaatcaaataaactataatcagtcaatcaaatccaatactattttaactataattttttatttatttttattatattatactatttatctatatattacttatatcataactcaaaccaaacggtgtcGAGAAACGCGAAATTGAAAATGATCGATTGCATTTGGGCTTTATCTGAATTAGAGACCCAATAATAAATTGGCTTCCATTTGGAGACCGAAAAAATAAATCGATCTACAATTTGAGTGAGACGGATATGAAAAACCCGGTCTTTAAATTAGAAACCAAATTTTATATTCAGTTCTCAATTTgtgattaattataaaaattccataacaaaaattgatatttaattataaaaaaaaaacaaaattaatttaatgatAGGTGAGTCCAAAAGTGGTCTCTAATTAGAAACCAAATTATAAATTCGCCAATTCCGTAGCAAATTTGCAATGTAGTCACTCTAGGGGTTGGGCGTTCAGATTCGGATATTGGTTATCCGATCCGATCGGGTTTTATCCGATCAGGTCggttaatatttaaaattatcggATTCGGGTTTTCAGTGTTGGGTATTTTTTGTTGGGTATACGACCATGTACTGAATTTTGTGTTGTTCCAATATACCAACCCGTAGTCTAGATCTAAACTTGTCTTCTTCTTTAGTTTTCGCCTGCCAAGCTAGGGTTTCAATTTCTCTCTCCCACCGTCCTGTGGCTTTCTATCACGATCCTCGCTCTCTCCCATACGTGACTTCATTACATTGACGACTTGTAGCACTGAAATTGTTCGATCAACACCAAGCAAAACATTTATAGTGGGTTGAGAtttgcaaaaaaaatttaaaaaaattattgattgtttGCATTTTCAACAAACAAGAACAAGTTACCGCTTGGCTTCTTCATTTCTTTGGTGTTGGTATAATTTGGATACATCAATTTGATGCTTACGTACCTACGGTGGGTGAGTAGAAGATCAAaccgataatatatatatatatatatatttagattaTCTATTTAAGTGTTTTATTTAGACCACTAAAACCAACCTTTCTCATGCTCACAGCCTAGCACACCTCTTCAACTATTCACAAAAAACCTTCCACTTACTCcatattttgattttaaaaaaataaataaacttttatTTTGCGTGTGCATTTTTTTCTAGCATTATATAAGGTAAGAGGACCTTTTATTAACTAATTTGGTCCGACCTAAttacatataattttatataaatatctCAAACACCATCAtgatattcaaatattttaggGACAAAATGGTCATTAAAACCTCACCACTTTTTCTCTCACTCTTTTATATATAGTCGCAATAATGCAATTTTCTCTTCCACAAAATTCTCtcatctttcatttttttttttacgttttgtttataattttttactcTATTTCAATTGTActgatttaaaaatattacagTTTTCTCCCTCATGATTGTTCAAATATACAatgcaaaatttttgttttctttagaTTGTATACACACGCATTGGATGTGTCATAGTTactagtattatatatataatttataggTAAGTTTTTTGTGAAATGATCTCCCGAGTTGACTCGGTCTATACATACGgtgaaaaacaatatttttagcaaaaaaaaacaatatttttcatgGTTCGGATCGAATAAAAGATATGTCTCACAAAAATAAATCGTGAAACATTGTTAAATGAGTTTTGGTGATTATTTATTATATCAAACTAAAGCTCGATCGATCACCTCAATTCTAATTTTTGGATCTCTCTTTGAATTTGTGAGTAACGAATAACCAAACCTAACCCGCGACTTCTGCTCAACCCCACGTGTAGTGGTAGAGAGATCCCAAATTCATTTCGTACCTAAAAAAAGATTCCAAAATTTTTGAGAACATGAAGATACCTTCCCAATTTCGACGGCCAGGATTCATGACGCCCGTAATTACTAAGGTTTGGTCAAAGGTGTTCTTCAAAATTCAACTGCAAGATTCATGAATGTACAACTCAAAAAGTACAACAGTAAAAAGCTGCCCACCACTTACAATGTTCAACAGTCCAAATCACCAGCTTCCCCGGAATTGGGAGCCAACCAGCAAGAGTTTCTTTTACACccattttttttccttctatttattcttttttaaataaaaatattttttttcaaaagaaacTCTAATCTCCCAACATATGTAATTACAAATATTACATGATAAACTTAAAAAACCAAGTTTACTTCAAATTTCATCACTTCTAAAggtttaatttatatatactcAGTTACTtacattattatttgattgTTATAATAAATCTTAAGCCTTTTTAAGGAAATTAACACCttagaatttatttgtttttcattGTCAAAGACAAGAtcaaacataaacatcatttttcaatttatttttattaaaaaaaattcattcgtAAATACAAACATCCAATAACAATGAAAAGCaaagcaaaacaaaacaaaacaaaacaaaacaaaacaaacattcattttacaatttttttaaacaagtaaataaaatgttttttaaaagAACGAGCCATTGAATGTACTGATCATTATAAGTTGATAATTTTGATACACGATTGTGACAAACTCTTGCACGTTCCTACATGTAACCATTAAGGTAGTGTTTAGGATAATTTTTAGGAAATATTTCTcagttttttcttaacaaaattttgaaattgctctctcaaacactacctaaagtGCAACTAAAGATGATTGATAATTCATTAATTTTGATTCGATACACGATTGTAACAAATTCTATGTTTAAAAAAACCCCCAACAGGCAATAAACTTCGAGAGAatatgcaaataaaattaaatatgatttttttaaaaaaatttatgttttcaGCAAAATACTTTTTCGTAAGGAATTGGCTGACCAATTGAAGTTAACTCGCCTAGTACTATTTATACATGTAGGACTTCcactatttttataaaaatagcGGAGAATAGCGACGAAATTAGCGACATAAGAAATAGTTTGGAAATAGTTTTTTCGCCCGTACTTTAAAATAGAGTTACATCTTTTGTGAGatgattttacaaaaatatattattctCATAAAAttctcataaaattaaattaactctTGAAATGCAtcttataagattttttttattcaaaatgttCACCAAACCTAAATACTTTTTTGTGACAAATTGTTTTTTACTTGAAATAAATTAATAGGATCAAACACTTGCTACTATAGACAGCGATAATAATACAACGTAACTTCAacacatatcaactcaaatgtCATGTATTGATCACTCTTTTGGCAAAGACAATTACACTACTACACCAGTACACCACCACGCCACCTTTAAAAGCAAAAAAGACTTCATTAATTTGTTACTGCAATTatagaatttttaattttattgaagtATAAGTTTAATCTATATATCAATTTCGTAAAATTTACTTttattttcaacataaaattttcGCTAAGATTCATCCTAAAcgattaatataataaaaataatttctagTACAATGTTCTTTTAGTTACGTGTTAAGGTTTTTAATATAGCtggaaataaattaattttccgCGTATGTATGTAGCAGCGTGTACGAAAATTAGACAAATTAAATATGGGGTGGATGAAAGACGCTAAAGTTGACTTTTTTTATGGATCCTTCATTGAGGGCTTTGGAGATCAGTTGATTGTGAAGCCCACGTTCAGAATCAACCAAGTacctaatttaatttaatttaattgtatACATTCTGGTAAACTACACGTGTATGTGTGTGTACTTTTTGTGTAAATtatagcatatatatatatataagagatCTATTAATTAAGACTAGCGATCTAATTAAAGTTCCTTTGTTGAGATAGTATGATGTGACTAATCTATATATTATCATCGTTACATCTAATAATCATCATTGATTCAAAATACGTACGTGACGTTTATATATGACTTTCCgtgaaaaaaaatctaataattgGAAGTATATATTAAGATAATAATAACCTCTCGATCGCTATGAATTCAACCCTAAAATTTAGCATGAAAGTTGATGGTTAATTAAGCCAACTTGTCACGCTTAGCTACATGCACTACTTGGTTCTCCTCTATAAATACTAACAAGAGAAACCAACCACAAAGCACAACAATTCTTCCTCCCAAGAAATCAAACAAATTAAAGCTAAGGCATCATCACCATTATAATAATGGCTATTAATTCCAAGCTCATCTTTGTtacttttttcattttttcactAATTTTCAGCTATGGAATTATTTCCACTGAGGAAAGGCACCTGATCAACATAGGCAAGAAAGACGTGATGA comes from the Henckelia pumila isolate YLH828 chromosome 1, ASM3356847v2, whole genome shotgun sequence genome and includes:
- the LOC140875544 gene encoding uncharacterized protein isoform X2 — encoded protein: MVVLFLAMICGIYIFSICLNQTNPFKERSRPTKIQVLSRQSRACRHVQVQAHDTPYVHFPDPETFSRQECSCNPVRFFAIVSMQRSGSGWFETLLNSHVNLSSNGEIFGAQSRRNNASVILKTLDKVYNLDWFSSASKNECSAAVGFKWMLNQGLMKYHEEIVDYMKRRGVSVIFLFRRNLLRRMISLLANIYDKNAKLLNGTHRSHVHSTHDAQVLARYKPTLNVTVLLSELKAASQTVAKALDYFKTTRHILLYYEDILTNHTVKTCRGSRILEVATKKSNEPSG
- the LOC140875544 gene encoding uncharacterized protein isoform X1, whose protein sequence is MVVLFLAMICGIYIFSICLNQTNPFKERSRPTKIQVLSRQSRACRHVQVQAHDTPYVHFPDPETFSRQECSCNPVRFFAIVSMQRSGSGWFETLLNSHVNLSSNGEIFGAQSRRNNASVILKTLDKVYNLDWFSSASKNECSAAVGFKWMLNQGLMKYHEEIVDYMKRRGVSVIFLFRRNLLRRMISLLANIYDKNAKLLNGTHRSHVHSTHDAQVLARYKPTLNVTVLLSELKAASQTVAKALDYFKTTRHILLYYEDILTNHTKLVEVQEFLKLPRRNLTSLQVKIHKGSLSNQIENWDDVQKTLKGTSYENLLTNDY